CTCACCGGATCCGTCTTCTATCAGCACCGGCTTATCCATCGAGGCGAGCGGCGATATGAGTGCGAGGAGTGCGGTAAGCGTTTCTACCGCGCGGATGCACTCAAGAACCACCAACGCATTCATACCGGAGAGAAGCCGTACAGCTGCCTCTTCTGCACCAAGACCTTCCGTCAGCGCGGCGACCGCGACAAGCACATCCGAGCGCGACACTCCCACTTGGATGCAAACTCGCGTCTTATGATGCAGATGCAAAAGTTCCAACTGGAATCGGCCGCTGCTCAGAAGGCACAAAATCATAATCCCGAGCAGCAGGATACTGATGTTGCTGATGGTGCGAACTCCTCGGATGTGCCCACTTGCTCGGGATTCATGCAGACAGAACCTGGCGACACGGAGATGCAGTATAACATTATGCCGGAGCAGCAGGGCGAAATGATGTGTGTGCCAATCGACGAGGTAAACAACAGTTTCTTTATGTCGCACTACATGCAAGCTGTTCCCATGGAGGAGGATGGTTCGGGACAGCATATTATCGTCTTCGAGGAGCCAGTCCAGGATATGGAAATGATGACTATTTTCGATCCACAGCAGGTGGGCGAGCCAATACAGGAGCGCGGGGCGCCCATGTTGCAGGCTGATGAAAATGCTAGGGTGGTGGTTGTCAAGAACAATCCAACTCAGCCGATCTTTTCGGATACCTATATGTAAAAATCAAATccgaatttaaataaaccgGCAAAAGAGCAAAGTTGCCAGAATGACAACTTATCGAGTGGGCCTTTAAAACGGCGTTGCCATGTAGTCTCTCAACCAGCGGTGCTAGGCACTCGATAATCGCTTCGATCAATAGCCGAAAATATCGATACTGCCACCCCCAGGTCTGTGTGCCATCGCTAGTTCCTTTTCTTTTCGAATTTCTCGTGGAAAACGCCAACATGGGTTTCGCTACTCTCTGGTACTCGCATCCCCGCAAATATGGCCAAGGCTCCCGATGCTGGTAAGAATTGTGTTGCCCGTTGCCTGGCGCACCTTTTGgtgtaaaatttgtttaaatgctTGCCCCGTATACCCGTATTTTGCACGATTTTTGCTTGTTTGTAGAAAGTGAGGTTATTCCCGACCCGCTTTTTTTTAACGCATGGCGTCTTCCAATTTGTATTGCTTGTATTGTCAATTTTAATGTTCCAAATGGCTTTTGCCCCCGGTTGAGTACGGAAATACGTGTTTAAACATCTAGAACAGTTTCCTTAATTAAGGGTGGCCAAAGTAAGAGCTGCGCGAGGCAAACGGAGCCAGTTCCGAATGGATTTGGTTCAGCTGAGTGCAGCGACAGCTTTGCTTTTATGAAAACTGTGCCATGCTCTGGAGATTCTCTGATGGAACCGATGTAATCATAATATACCATCTCATTTTAGCCGTGCCTGCTCTAACCGCCACGGTCTGATCCGCAAGTACGGCCTGAACATTTGCCGTCAGTGCTTCAGGGAGTACGCCAACGACATTGGCTTCAAGAAGGTGAGTCTTCCATCAGCAGTCCGCCATTAACTGATTTACTAATAACCTTCGTATTTCAGCTGGACTAAATGTCCTCTTCGCCTTTTGGCACGCGTTAATCGCGTCTCAAAGCAACACCATTCGGCATATTAATGTAATGAGTCGCCGGTTCTTGGGGACTCAGTATATTAGTatgccagcagcaacaagcagcagcagcaacaacaataatcaTTTGGGGATTTAAGCAAGGACAAAGCAAGCACATTGAAGCATGGATTCCAAAGTAATCTCTAAGCAAGTAACCAGAATGGCCAACAACACCACAGAATTCCAACAGTTACCACCTTCCGCGAAGGATCTTTGTTACAACACTAGTTTGTTTAAATCTCCGTCTGATTAAACCCATAACAAGAAACGTATTTAATTGTGTCATAATTTGAGCCCGTATCTAGCGGGCATATGTTTGTGTCGTAATTCGAGCATTCATCTTAGTGGGCATCCTCGCATTTGTGTAGATGGATGCCGGAAAAGTGTGCATTTCCTTGTTTTTGAACTGCAGTGCGATCAGTCAGCCAGTCTGTGTCACCTAATAACACATTAGGCCGCTACCAAAACAATAGCAACCGGTTTGCAACGATGGAGACCGGGTCATCTCATCCCCGAACTTCGTCGCTCTTAGCATTCAAAACTTCATTGTTGTGTTTCACCAGTTGCATAAAGGCTTTTGATGCCAAGCGGTCTTTAATGTTATATGCAAAACTGGAGGGCCAATGACCGCATTTTATATGCAATTTGTAGAAAATGTTTGCCCCTATCGCCAGTTCTTGAAGTCATAAATAGCAAACGGTTACCGCTCATACTCGAATTCAAAAGAGGGTTTTACGCACATGTGCAAAATACAGAATTAGATTATAAATTATTACTCATGCATAGCAAAACAGTATATCTTAGAAAATGACTACAGCTtggtttttcttatttttaataaactaaaatgattcaaaataagtaattttatatattacatatattcAAGTGGAAAAgtatttgataaatattttcttcgaGTGAGTAAAGCTCTATCAAACTTGCAATCTGCTTGTCGACAACGCAACGATGGTGCACAATAAACCAAAGTGCATGATCTGTGTATAAGCCAGCATGATTCCCACGCAAATGTGTCAGTCATGAACGTTTATTCGCCTCCTTAATTGATGGTGTCCTTTTCGAAAGCCGGAAGCAATCTCCTGGCTGTTGGCCTGCATTTCCTCATTTCTACGACAGTGGGTTAGTGGTATGGTATCCACACCGCGGCCCAGTGCAATGGTAGCCCATTATTCCGAGAGCCGGGCCAGAGTGAAAACCAGTTTGGGGCGCTAAAGAGCGGGTCAGCCCCCGCTTAAGCTCTCTtagctgtttctgttttgtctGCTGGCTCCGCTGCCGAAATTCGAGGTAGCAATTTTGCACATTCGCCAATTGGGCTTGGGAGTCTGAAGCGGTCGCTTGGTGTCTAAACAACGTAGTCGCGCTTGCCCAACCCAGTATCACCTGAATTCCATGCAAAGATGAATGATTaaaagtgagtgagtgtgtgccACAAACTGCAGTGACTCCAACGGAAAGGTCAGTGGCTCAGTGAGCATCTAAGTGATCATCAGTCGCAATGAGATTGATCTGGCTGCAGCTCCTGGCTGCTGGGGGAGCTCTCTACCTGGCAATCGGTTGTGCAACGGCCGCCAAGGCATCCACAAGCCGCGGAGTTGCACAATACAAGCTCCCGCTCCCTGCTCCATTGCCAGACCACGAGTCTGTGGCCACGAATTCAGGCGCGGATCCGACTAGGCGGCAGCCGCAACAGGGAACATCCAGCCAGCGGAGGCGCACTCAGGTCGTCCGGCGGCGCAGGCCCTCCTCTACAACAACCTCAACAACTTCATCCACCTCCACCACAACGACAACCACAtcaacaaccacaacgacgacgacaacaagTGAGTGTCCAGTGAACTATAGTGGTCCAATAATAAACTAGACATGCTATAGTTATATTGACTATATGGCTGCGATCTTAGATCGCTGCAACTTGTTCGAAAAGCCATGCAAACTGGTCGAAGATGCTGGCACTGACctagctttttgttttcggccATAAAGATTGAAAGTGGTAATGCGAACGCAGCCACAAAAGTGACAAAGAAGTTGTCTGGGAAGAGGTCATCTAGAGTCCATCGATAGATGGAATACCCTTTGTATAGCTACGTATGTACAACATAGAGTTAATGTAAGAAATCTAGCAAATCAACGTACATACTCCCACCATTAGAACGAAGCAGTTACAGAGATCTAATATAATAGCCAATCAGCCAGTTGGACAATCAGAAAGAAATCGAAgattaattgcaaaaatgcaGATAAATAGTTTTGCCTTGGATTCGCAGTTTCATTATTCTGACCGCAATGGTGTATTCAAATTGTGAATAAAACCAGATATACCCGTTTGGAATTCGTTAACGTAGTTAACCATAGGTGCATGGGTTAGGTGTAGAGCGTTAATAACTGGAGCACCGGAGCTTTCGAATCGGCTTCGGCTGCACCAGGAGACCTTGGCTAAGTTCGAACTGGAGAGACGGACGCAAGGCCACGAGTTATTGGGGCCTAGGCCTTTGGTAATTTGCATGATCATGATCACTCGGCTAAAGAATTCCCCCCTTTTTTGACCTGGCAGGGTCTAATTGAATTAAAGGTGCTTCTCCATTAGCTGCTTTTATGAGCTGGAAATTTAAAGTGCGTACCATCATTTGGCTCTCGAGAAGATCTCGTTAACCCGTGGGTAATGATCTGGTGAGCATGGCAGTTTTAGCGGGTGATTCACTTGCGTCCACTTGCTGTTGCAAGCAGCCAAGTACATAATTGCGTTGGGAATGGGTCTATGCCTATGGAGTGGGTGGGAATCGTTGGCCAACAGGCTGCGCTCCACCGGCAATTGTTGATCCATTGTTGGCCTGGCTGAATAATGAAACAGAAGTACACAAAAAAAGCCAAATCAAAGGCTGTTTATGAGCGGCGGGAACTGCGCTTTACTTGACGTGTAATGTCTGCTATTTGGAGCAGAAACACTAATGGCCATAAAGCACACTGGTAACGCGCTTTCCACATCCAAACCACAGCTCCGCGTCCCAGCCTGGCCAACGGCTTTAACTTCTTTAATCGGAACTTCTGGAGCTTCGGCCAGCAGAGTCTGGTGGCAGTGCGTCCGCCCACCAAGCAGCCCCATCCGCCGAAGAAGTTCAGTCCCAAGGAGGAGAAGTCCGGCCAACGTAAGCTGACCAAGACCACTAGAAAACCGATGGATCAGCGAACCACTGCAGCTAGTCGAGgcacaaccaccaccacccagaAACCCACTACGGATGGACCCTTCCGCATTGCTCTGCCCACCCTGAACTTTCCGCACGACAACAAGGATAACAGCAGGGATCCGCAAACGGATAAGGAGAAGGGCAAGAGATCGGCTGCCGAGCTTCGTTTGCGGTTTGATTGTCCGCGAGAGAACGAGGTAAGGTTCCAGCTGTTCCCCAAGATCTGCAAGACGGATCGGGATTGTGCCGTGTGGCAGAGGGATGAGCTGTGCTGTGATATCTTTGGAGCAAGCAGCTGTGTCTCTGGGGTTCCAAAGCCTCTGGAGGAGGCTCCACATGCTCGTAAGTAGATTTTAATTATCAGCCACTATATCGTTATTCAATATATATCTTTCGCTAGCCATTCTGGGTTTGATTCCTCGCAAGTGTCCCAGCAGACCGCTGGCCGAGCTCTGGTGGGATGTGCAGGAGTGCTCCACGGACATGGACTGCTGGCCACGGGTCTGTTGTCCGGATGGGCGTAGGAGGTACTGCCGCACCTCGCAGCCGGAGTTGGAAACAGCTCCTGTGCCGGTAAAGCGATCCTTCGACTACCGTAAGTTACCACTTTTCCGTATAGTAACAGAAACAAATCTGAGCCTGCCACTTTTCCAGTTACGGAGTACCTGGAGTGCACGGCACCGCCGCCGCCCATCTTCGACCTCCATCCCAAGGCGTGCACCTCCACCTTGGACTGCTTTCCGAACGTGTGCTGCCAGGAGGCGGGACTGCGGCACTGCCGGCCGCCCAAGAAGTCCGTGCTCACACTGATGGCCAACTTCCTCAACGTGGACTTTGTGAAGCGACTGGCCCAGAACATCGTTATCAAGTAGGGCGCCCCGTGAATTTCCCACTATTTTCAACGTGCGTCGAGCACCTTCGACAGAACCATTTGGAAACCGCCGTGATATCTCGCCCGTGTTTGTTTGGCCACGCTGATAACCAAAAAGAAGACATGCCCAACCCCATACCTttcatatgtatacatacacatatatatgtacccATACTGCGCACCCCATTCGATACCCCGCAATCCCACATTAATTAATGTCCACCTAGCCTAGTATTAGACATAAGCTGCATTCGTAGGCTAACAGagtaaatacaatttatacgAACCATTAACTCGAATTTGGGGGCATTTCCTCTGAAGGTCCGAGGTGGAGGTCTAACGTAACCCTACGCCTAGGTCACCTCCACCGACTGCCGTGGGGTTCTGGTTCTTGACTTATTTCGGTGGCATTATGTTTATATGTCGGGTTTTTGCACTTCTGAGTTAATTACGCTCTCACATTACATCTGAAACTATACGTACGTTCACTTGGGCACTTTTGCGCTATAAACGAGGCATTTCTCAAAACAGTAATAGTAATATATGAGCAGTAATAAgtcatatatttatatgaatcACGTATGCCCCAGCAAATAATGGAATGACATACATGGATTACCAGCATATGCCCAACATCGTTTTCAATTTGATAGGGAGAGATGGTTGTATTTTTGCTAGAGCTAACTTACTTTAATATACATAGTTAATCCGATAGTGGCTATACTCTCACGCCCGCGACTGTATTCGTATCTACGAGTCATAAGTTCAAACCGCTGTGCTTTGAAACTCAATCCCCAGTCGCTTCAGAAGTGAGGCATCTCAGATTACCATATTGCTCAACTGAATTTAAtgatatgtacatacatacatatatgcacattGTGGAAAGCACTTGACCATCCGATTTCCACGACGCATATTACCCACCACGTAGCTACCGCCAATAAAAGAGAATCTAACCTAGAAAGCCCCAGACAAACCGATTATGCAACCCGAAAAGACGCAGTTAGGCTTCAATTACTTTAATTGAACATAGGTTGGAGGGTATGTAAATGAGAAAACATTGTGTTTTTGCTTTGGGAATTATACAGAAATCAGTTCGAAGACAATAGGCTCCAGATTTTCCTTAAGGGGAAAGCTCACTTGGAGCAGCCGCAGGCGGATTTCTTGTCGCCGCCGCACTTGCAGTCAGATCCGCAGTTGCAGGATCCCTTGGTGGTCTGGGTGGCGCATTTGCATCCTGGAAAGGAAGAGGGTTTAATGATTAGTATATGCAGGATGTGCCAATAAGCCAAATAAGACTAGAATTTCATTTGAAGAATTTAAACTGACAACTTCTTTCTTATAGCAACAAACTCAAAGATTTTACTTTACAGAAAGTTTGAGAATAATAGCTCAGTATGACCATTGAATTTGTGTAAATTTGTTGCTCCAAGTATATCAACATTTCTTTAAAAGATCAGTAACGTCCTAAAGGATCACACTGGACTCAGAACTTACCGCTTCCGCATGGGCAAGGCATCTTGATTAAGTTGGATTTCCGGGAACTTGTTCACTTCACAAAAGATAGAGATGGGCTATTTAGGCCTTTAAGTGCACTGAGATGATTCACTTGATTTTGCTGCTGACCACAACTGATGCACATTGGCCAGATGCTCTCGGTTTTATACACTTTGGAAACGCGGCTTTACACACGGGTCTTTCGATACACCTCTTTTGCACACGCCGGCCGGCTCCAATTGAGTAGAGACGTGTGCAGAAGCTTTCAGAAGAATTGCGCGAAGAATTGGTTCGGTTCTCCACTGTGGGATTCGTAATTGGGGGAATTATATGCAAAGCTGCGAAAAGCTTCTGTGGTGGCTCCACATGGGGCATGCGCAGGCGTCGTACTTGCGTACTGTGTATGGGGGCGTTGGGTGGTCGGTCGGGTTTCTGGGTCTCTTATCGGTAGCAGAGGATAGGATAGGACGGCCTACAGCAAAGAGCTAGTGCCACATCGGGCACCACATCCTGTCCTGCAACGAATTCCAGTGCAACGAAATGCAAGTAAATACTGCGACGCAATATAGGGACTTCGTTCGATCCTTTGGGAGCTATCCCATTCAACGGGTATACGGATGCGGTGGCCAGGCTTTGCTTTTCCATTTGATTCTCGCGTGTGGGTGGCAAGTGCAGTGCAGATAAAATCGATAAATCCAAGCCAAAATAAAGCGAGGAAAATCCAAGAGCAAAGCGCGTGAGGTGTACGAGgtggaaaagcaaaaatacaacacaaaaaaaaaaacaaaatagcgAGTGTgcgggaaaacaaaaagtcgGAAAATCGCAGGGCGGGTCGTTCGAAGGGGGCGTGCCAAAGGTGTCACACGGGTCCACCAGGACAATCAAGCGGAAGTGAGCAGTTACGGCtagtgtgtgttgtgtgttagtgtgtgtgtgaaggggtgtgtgtgtgtttgggcgGATGGGCAGGAAACCCGCTCCGAATGGGACACTTGCCTTCAAAGCAGGCCTATTTATACCGCACCCGGCCATGGCCAATCATAATCGTGGCGATAATGATGAGGAGAGGCTGATGCCGATCTGCCAGTGGAGCGAAAAATCAATACCCTTCCTTGGCACATGGCTAAAATTAGCGGGATACTCTCACACATTGTTTGCCATTATTAAATACCTTTGCAAGGGGTACTACCCTTTTCAGGTGCAAGTTTGTAAAGCAGTTAGAAATTATGCAGGGAATGAGTTAGAGAATTATATTTGAAGTAACTTACATACTTAATATCATATTAAGAGCTCATCAGCATGATcgtataataataaaataataaacttcaCATGAACCATGtcattaaagttttaaaataaaaaggtgCCAAGCCataaactataaataatacCATATAAACAATTCAACCCTCGAAGCGTGCTAACAAACCGACTAGTGTATATTACGATCGG
This genomic stretch from Drosophila yakuba strain Tai18E2 chromosome 3R, Prin_Dyak_Tai18E2_2.1, whole genome shotgun sequence harbors:
- the LOC6536434 gene encoding 40S ribosomal protein S29, with the translated sequence MGFATLWYSHPRKYGQGSRCCRACSNRHGLIRKYGLNICRQCFREYANDIGFKKLD
- the LOC6536436 gene encoding uncharacterized protein LOC6536436; translation: MRLIWLQLLAAGGALYLAIGCATAAKASTSRGVAQYKLPLPAPLPDHESVATNSGADPTRRQPQQGTSSQRRRTQVVRRRRPSSTTTSTTSSTSTTTTTTSTTTTTTTTTPRPSLANGFNFFNRNFWSFGQQSLVAVRPPTKQPHPPKKFSPKEEKSGQRKLTKTTRKPMDQRTTAASRGTTTTTQKPTTDGPFRIALPTLNFPHDNKDNSRDPQTDKEKGKRSAAELRLRFDCPRENEVRFQLFPKICKTDRDCAVWQRDELCCDIFGASSCVSGVPKPLEEAPHAPILGLIPRKCPSRPLAELWWDVQECSTDMDCWPRVCCPDGRRRYCRTSQPELETAPVPVKRSFDYLTEYLECTAPPPPIFDLHPKACTSTLDCFPNVCCQEAGLRHCRPPKKSVLTLMANFLNVDFVKRLAQNIVIK
- the LOC6536437 gene encoding metallothionein-1, which produces MPCPCGSGCKCATQTTKGSCNCGSDCKCGGDKKSACGCSK